The following are from one region of the Phycisphaerae bacterium genome:
- a CDS encoding TatD family hydrolase: MHYELFDTHCHLTIDDLYPRREQVVADAAAAGVTRMITVACVPDEWETASAMRSDFPGVWVAASVHPHEAGKVGADDLDRLAGVWRRPGVVAAGEMGLDYHYDFSPRQVQQLVFERQLELAWDTGLPLVIHCREAHDDVVRLLEKHGYRGKPVVFHCFGGGPEEAADLRSRGWRVSFSGILTFKKARQAQAACAETPIDQILFETDAPYLSPEPVRNRRPNEPAYVAYTVRFAAQLRGETFETLAAASTGNAVKLFAPAEHGDHKP; the protein is encoded by the coding sequence ATGCATTATGAACTTTTTGACACCCATTGCCACCTAACCATCGATGACCTGTACCCCCGCCGCGAGCAGGTCGTTGCGGATGCCGCGGCCGCGGGGGTCACGCGGATGATCACCGTGGCCTGTGTCCCGGACGAATGGGAAACGGCGTCGGCGATGCGAAGCGATTTTCCGGGCGTCTGGGTCGCCGCTTCGGTTCATCCTCACGAGGCAGGCAAGGTCGGTGCTGACGATCTCGATCGCCTGGCAGGCGTGTGGCGACGGCCGGGCGTGGTCGCAGCGGGCGAGATGGGGCTGGACTACCACTATGATTTCAGCCCGCGTCAGGTGCAGCAGTTGGTTTTTGAAAGGCAACTCGAACTGGCCTGGGACACCGGCCTGCCGCTGGTCATTCACTGCAGGGAAGCACACGACGACGTCGTGCGGCTGCTCGAAAAGCACGGTTACCGGGGCAAGCCCGTTGTGTTTCACTGTTTCGGCGGCGGACCGGAGGAAGCAGCGGACCTGCGGTCGCGCGGCTGGCGGGTGTCGTTCAGCGGAATCCTGACATTCAAGAAGGCCCGGCAGGCCCAGGCGGCCTGTGCCGAAACACCGATCGACCAGATTCTTTTTGAAACCGATGCCCCCTATCTTTCGCCCGAGCCGGTGCGCAACAGACGGCCCAATGAGCCGGCCTACGTTGCCTACACTGTTCGCTTTGCCGCGCAACTTCGCGGCGAGACATTTGAGACTCTCGCTGCCGCCAGTACCGGGAATGCCGTGAAGCTCTTCGCGCCGGCTGAGCACGGGGATCATAAGCCGTAG
- the trmD gene encoding tRNA (guanosine(37)-N1)-methyltransferase TrmD yields MRIDVLTLFPGVMEPFFASSIIARARAAGIVSIWCTNPRDFTTDRHRSVDDRPFGGGPGMVMMCGPLFDAVEKLEKDDPTPAVRILLTPQGERFDQAIARELAREKRLILICGHYEGFDERIRIGLKPREISIGDYVLSGGEVAAMAVVDTVVRLLPGALGDEASAEHESFSGRVLEYPQYTRPREFRGMQVPEVLLSGDHAKIAEWRAEQAAKRTAERRPDLLAPANSKEDDGRG; encoded by the coding sequence GTGCGCATCGACGTGCTGACGCTGTTTCCCGGCGTGATGGAGCCGTTCTTCGCCTCCAGCATCATCGCACGGGCCAGAGCGGCGGGCATCGTCTCGATCTGGTGCACGAACCCCCGAGATTTCACGACGGATCGACATCGCAGTGTTGATGATCGGCCGTTTGGGGGCGGTCCGGGAATGGTGATGATGTGCGGTCCGCTTTTTGACGCGGTGGAGAAACTGGAGAAAGACGATCCGACCCCGGCCGTTCGGATTCTGCTCACGCCGCAGGGCGAACGATTCGATCAGGCGATTGCGCGCGAGCTGGCACGTGAGAAACGGCTGATTCTGATCTGCGGCCATTACGAGGGATTTGACGAGCGGATCCGGATCGGGCTGAAGCCGAGGGAGATTTCGATCGGCGATTACGTATTGTCGGGCGGGGAAGTTGCGGCGATGGCGGTGGTGGACACGGTGGTCCGGCTTCTGCCGGGCGCCTTGGGAGACGAGGCGTCGGCGGAACATGAATCGTTTTCGGGCAGGGTGCTGGAATACCCGCAGTATACTCGCCCGCGTGAGTTTCGAGGAATGCAGGTTCCGGAGGTGTTGCTGTCCGGCGATCATGCGAAGATTGCCGAATGGCGTGCTGAGCAGGCGGCCAAGCGAACGGCCGAGCGAAGACCCGACCTGCTGGCGCCGGCGAATTCAAAAGAGGACGACGGCCGCGGATAG
- the dacB gene encoding D-alanyl-D-alanine carboxypeptidase/D-alanyl-D-alanine-endopeptidase → MRTCHPYRFGLAGLLLILTGCSSPRIAHDPKLAARLDPVLDRYADKGVVIHARVLELPSRCEIYARRIDKPCTPASNFKLLTSAAGLDMFGADYKVKTYLAMDGDDLWLIGTGDPACGDPRLAKAAGRTPVSMLQDWVTAIEQRGIRRIKGDIVYDDSAFEESPKVHPTWPKHWLLHWYAAPTAGLNFNDNSVDITIYPTQPGKPPRYEVMPPAQCVKVINECMTADKNAPTIAKLKEGNIYKIGGTCSEMTELKSKPVDDPGAFFADALRTQLAARGITVDGRIRKADKPLGGAIPPPCDKIIAVHETKMSDILSRINKNSQNLFAECLCKMTGQAYEAKHGRRVPGSWENGGRALRAFLRKNGIDDRRLVPIDGSGLSPQNRLTTRMLTDLLAVMYARPDREDYMASLTICGVDGSLKDRMTDLKGRVLGKTGYIGGVSSTSGYIKTNAGKWLAFSFVYNEIPERSDDDSDVKPFTKLQDEACDILASWPNISATPTSNCADPAETATSTAQPDVVVPNAR, encoded by the coding sequence ATGAGAACATGCCATCCATACCGGTTTGGGCTGGCCGGCCTCTTGTTGATCCTGACTGGCTGCTCCAGCCCCCGGATCGCCCATGATCCGAAACTGGCCGCTCGGCTCGATCCGGTACTCGATCGATATGCGGACAAGGGTGTGGTCATCCATGCCCGGGTGCTCGAACTGCCCAGTCGGTGCGAGATCTACGCCCGCCGGATCGATAAGCCCTGCACGCCCGCGAGCAACTTCAAGCTGCTGACCAGCGCCGCCGGGCTGGACATGTTCGGGGCCGACTACAAGGTCAAGACATACCTGGCGATGGACGGCGACGACCTCTGGCTGATCGGCACGGGCGACCCCGCTTGCGGCGACCCGCGATTGGCCAAGGCCGCCGGCCGCACACCCGTTTCCATGCTCCAAGACTGGGTCACGGCGATTGAGCAGCGCGGGATCCGCAGGATCAAAGGCGACATCGTATATGACGACTCCGCGTTCGAGGAGTCTCCCAAGGTCCACCCGACTTGGCCCAAGCATTGGCTGCTTCACTGGTATGCCGCTCCGACCGCCGGCCTGAACTTCAACGATAACAGCGTGGATATCACCATTTACCCCACTCAGCCCGGCAAGCCGCCCCGATATGAAGTCATGCCGCCGGCCCAGTGCGTCAAAGTCATCAACGAGTGCATGACCGCTGACAAAAACGCTCCGACCATCGCCAAGCTCAAGGAGGGCAACATCTACAAGATCGGCGGCACCTGCTCGGAAATGACCGAACTCAAGAGCAAGCCGGTCGATGATCCCGGAGCGTTCTTCGCAGACGCCCTGCGTACGCAACTGGCGGCCAGGGGCATCACCGTCGACGGCCGCATCCGAAAGGCCGACAAACCATTGGGCGGCGCGATCCCCCCGCCTTGCGACAAGATCATCGCCGTCCACGAAACGAAAATGTCCGACATCCTGTCTCGGATCAATAAGAACAGCCAAAACCTCTTCGCCGAGTGCTTGTGCAAAATGACCGGCCAGGCATACGAGGCCAAGCATGGGCGGCGCGTGCCCGGCTCCTGGGAAAACGGCGGGCGGGCTCTCCGCGCCTTCCTGAGAAAGAACGGCATCGACGACCGCCGACTTGTACCAATCGACGGCTCAGGCCTCAGCCCGCAGAACCGCCTCACCACCCGGATGCTGACCGACCTTCTGGCAGTGATGTACGCACGACCGGATCGTGAAGACTACATGGCCAGCCTCACCATCTGCGGCGTGGACGGCTCGCTCAAGGACCGCATGACCGACCTCAAAGGCCGCGTCCTGGGCAAGACCGGCTACATCGGCGGCGTGTCCTCAACCAGCGGCTACATCAAAACCAACGCCGGCAAATGGCTGGCATTCTCGTTCGTCTACAACGAGATCCCCGAACGAAGCGACGACGACTCGGACGTCAAGCCGTTCACCAAGCTGCAGGACGAGGCCTGCGACATTTTGGCAAGTTGGCCGAACATAAGCGCAACTCCCACAAGCAATTGCGCTGATCCCGCCGAGACCGCAACCTCAACGGCTCAGCCAGATGTGGTTGTGCCCAACGCCCGATAA
- the rplS gene encoding 50S ribosomal protein L19: MINALIEKVESAAKKKQLPKFSIGDTVSVQVRIVEGGKERIQPFIGVVIGRRGRGMGESFTVRRIVNNEGVERIFPLHSPKVAGVEIIRSGHIRRAKLYYLRDRVGKARRLRDRKRDARQAVDAAVQQ; this comes from the coding sequence ATGATCAACGCGCTGATTGAGAAAGTTGAGAGCGCAGCCAAGAAGAAGCAATTGCCGAAGTTCTCGATTGGAGATACGGTTTCGGTGCAGGTTCGGATCGTTGAGGGCGGCAAGGAACGGATCCAGCCGTTTATCGGGGTGGTCATCGGCCGTCGGGGGCGGGGGATGGGCGAGAGCTTCACGGTCCGCCGCATCGTGAACAACGAAGGCGTCGAGCGGATCTTTCCGCTGCATTCGCCGAAGGTGGCGGGCGTCGAGATCATCCGCTCCGGCCACATTCGCCGAGCGAAGCTGTATTATCTGCGGGATCGCGTGGGGAAGGCCCGCCGTCTGCGGGATCGCAAGCGTGACGCCCGGCAGGCCGTGGATGCGGCCGTTCAGCAGTGA
- the rpsP gene encoding 30S ribosomal protein S16 gives MVRLRLKRTGRRHRPTYRLAAVDSRSPRDGMVIEELGVYEPANQNPDLRCKLKQERVEYWLKVGARPSDTARDLLKRLGYQVSVRK, from the coding sequence ATGGTACGACTTCGGTTGAAGAGGACTGGTCGGCGGCATCGCCCGACTTATCGCCTGGCGGCGGTGGACAGCCGGTCGCCACGGGATGGGATGGTCATTGAGGAGTTGGGGGTGTACGAGCCGGCCAACCAGAACCCGGATCTGCGCTGCAAGCTGAAGCAGGAGCGCGTGGAGTACTGGCTGAAGGTCGGCGCCCGGCCCAGTGACACGGCGCGTGATCTGCTCAAACGGCTCGGCTACCAGGTGAGCGTCCGGAAGTGA
- a CDS encoding type II toxin-antitoxin system VapC family toxin, with the protein MALRIAIDVNRYVDFARGIDEAVACVRRAGQIYLPFVVLAELRAGFRAGQRAKANEAVLSRFLQSDRVTVLLPDEQTTHVYAEVFTQLRVAGTPIPTNDLWIAALVIQHDLVLFSRDRHFDVLPQIARI; encoded by the coding sequence ATGGCGCTGAGAATCGCCATCGACGTCAATCGGTATGTGGACTTTGCCCGAGGCATCGATGAGGCGGTTGCGTGCGTACGTCGAGCGGGCCAGATCTACCTGCCGTTTGTTGTCCTGGCCGAGTTGCGGGCCGGCTTCCGCGCCGGCCAGCGAGCCAAGGCCAACGAAGCCGTCCTCTCTCGTTTCCTGCAGTCTGATCGTGTGACGGTGCTCTTGCCCGATGAGCAGACCACCCATGTCTATGCGGAGGTGTTCACGCAACTCCGTGTCGCCGGAACGCCCATACCGACCAACGATCTTTGGATAGCCGCCCTGGTCATCCAGCATGACCTGGTGTTGTTCAGCCGTGATCGCCATTTCGACGTCCTGCCGCAGATCGCGCGGATTTGA
- a CDS encoding YraN family protein: MDDRARLGRAGEKESERYLRRQGHKIVCRNYRCPAGEIDLISLDGKTIVFTEVKTRSDSERANPEDAVNPAKRHRLVASAKCFIQQTRSQGRAYRFDILALTANAKGGLDIEHFKGAFSCKC, encoded by the coding sequence ATGGACGATCGGGCGAGACTGGGTCGGGCCGGGGAGAAGGAATCGGAGCGGTACCTGCGCCGGCAAGGCCACAAGATCGTCTGCCGCAACTATCGATGCCCGGCCGGTGAAATCGACCTGATCAGCCTCGACGGCAAGACCATCGTTTTCACGGAGGTCAAGACCCGGTCGGATTCCGAACGAGCCAACCCGGAAGACGCCGTCAATCCGGCAAAGCGTCATCGTCTGGTTGCCAGTGCCAAGTGTTTCATCCAGCAGACCCGTTCGCAGGGGCGGGCCTACCGATTCGACATCCTGGCCCTGACCGCGAACGCCAAGGGCGGGCTGGATATCGAACACTTCAAGGGCGCCTTCTCGTGTAAATGCTAA